One Desulfovibrio fairfieldensis genomic window carries:
- the tig gene encoding trigger factor: protein MEYSAEDLSPVKKKIVITTEPQEVEAAIMGAVALYKTSVQLDGFRKGKVPASVIEQRFRDKIYEEARQDLINVHINEVMQNLDVQPLSGINVDGAEALERGKGYIYSIEFEVLPTFDLPPYEGMEVEQEKVEVKEQEVADVIERIRRDRAQLVPVDGAGPAVDGQVASIDFAAYENGQPLEGVKAENFDLALGEHQALEDFEALVKTIPYGQEGEGEIRFPDDFIAKDLAGKTVTMKVKVHAVKERKLPELNDDLAKSLGLDNVDKLKETITRSYTQSRENLNKSAAQKTMLDRLLKMVDFPLPESLLDIQMRTLLTDLKARLERQGKGLESLGKSPEELRKEMLPQAEELARIQVLLLSIAKKEGLEVSDQEVNTHIYQESLRSGEDFKALRESYERSGLIFVLRDRLLADKAMDRIYAKAKVTEVEPREPRTGDGDAETPAEAPAESKEETK from the coding sequence GTGGAATACAGCGCTGAAGATCTTTCGCCGGTTAAGAAAAAGATCGTGATCACCACGGAACCGCAGGAAGTGGAAGCGGCCATCATGGGCGCCGTGGCCTTGTATAAAACTTCCGTGCAGCTGGACGGTTTCCGCAAGGGCAAGGTGCCCGCTTCGGTCATTGAACAGCGCTTCCGCGACAAGATTTACGAAGAAGCCCGCCAGGATCTGATCAACGTGCATATCAACGAGGTCATGCAGAACCTGGACGTGCAGCCCCTGTCCGGCATCAATGTGGACGGCGCGGAGGCTCTGGAGCGGGGCAAGGGCTATATTTACAGCATTGAATTTGAAGTGCTGCCCACGTTTGATCTGCCCCCCTACGAAGGCATGGAAGTGGAGCAGGAAAAGGTAGAGGTCAAGGAGCAGGAAGTGGCGGATGTCATTGAGCGCATCCGGCGCGACCGCGCCCAGCTTGTGCCGGTGGACGGCGCGGGTCCGGCCGTGGACGGCCAGGTCGCCAGCATTGACTTCGCCGCTTACGAGAACGGCCAGCCCCTGGAGGGCGTCAAGGCCGAGAATTTTGACCTGGCACTGGGCGAGCATCAGGCCCTTGAGGATTTCGAGGCTCTGGTCAAAACCATTCCCTACGGCCAGGAAGGCGAGGGCGAAATCCGTTTTCCCGACGACTTCATCGCCAAGGACCTGGCCGGCAAGACCGTGACCATGAAGGTCAAGGTGCACGCGGTCAAGGAACGCAAGCTGCCCGAGCTCAATGACGACCTGGCCAAAAGCCTGGGCCTGGACAATGTGGACAAGCTCAAGGAAACCATCACCCGCAGTTATACCCAGAGCCGCGAAAATCTGAACAAGAGCGCGGCCCAGAAAACCATGCTGGACCGGCTGCTGAAGATGGTGGATTTTCCCCTGCCCGAAAGCCTGCTGGACATCCAGATGCGCACCCTGCTGACGGACCTCAAGGCCCGCCTGGAACGTCAGGGCAAGGGCCTGGAATCTCTGGGCAAGAGCCCCGAGGAGCTGCGCAAGGAAATGCTGCCGCAGGCCGAGGAGCTGGCGCGCATCCAGGTGCTGTTGCTCTCCATCGCCAAGAAAGAGGGCCTGGAGGTTTCCGACCAGGAAGTCAATACGCATATTTATCAGGAAAGCCTGCGCAGCGGCGAGGACTTCAAGGCTCTGCGCGAGAGCTATGAGCGTTCCGGCCTGATCTTTGTGCTGCGTGACCGCCTGTTGGCCGACAAGGCCATGGACCGGATCTACGCCAAGGCCAAGGTGACGGAAGTGGAACCCAGGGAGCCCCGGACCGGAGACGGCGATGCCGAGACTCCGGCGGAGGCCCCCGCCGAATCCAAGGAAGAAACGAAGTAA
- the tnpA gene encoding IS200/IS605 family transposase, producing MGDAKSLAHTRWNCKYHIVFAPKYRRQVFYGEKKRAIGEILRKLCEWKDVKIVEAECCPDHIHMLLEIPPKMSVSSFMGYLKGKSSLMIYEQFGDLKFKYRNREFWCRGYYVDTVGKNKAKIQDYIKHQLESDKLGDQLSLPYPRSPFTGRK from the coding sequence ATGGGTGACGCCAAAAGTTTAGCCCACACAAGGTGGAACTGCAAATATCACATTGTTTTTGCGCCTAAATATCGCCGCCAGGTGTTCTATGGTGAAAAGAAGCGCGCCATTGGCGAAATTCTGCGCAAGTTGTGCGAATGGAAGGATGTAAAAATAGTGGAGGCAGAATGTTGCCCAGACCACATCCACATGCTGCTTGAGATTCCCCCCAAAATGAGTGTGTCGAGTTTTATGGGCTATCTGAAGGGTAAGAGTAGTCTCATGATCTATGAACAATTTGGGGATTTGAAGTTCAAATACCGCAATCGAGAATTTTGGTGCCGTGGGTATTACGTCGATACAGTGGGCAAGAATAAGGCCAAGATTCAGGATTACATCAAGCATCAGCTGGAGTCGGATAAACTTGGCGATCAGTTGAGCCTACCCTACCCAAGGAGCCCGTTTACGGGCCGCAAGTAA
- the lon gene encoding endopeptidase La, with protein MSDAVRGEAFQELPVMPLREVVMFPRSIMPLFVGREASIKAIEAAQASYSKQIFLVAQREPELEKPEADDLCAVGVVSKVLQMLRLPDGTIKVLFEGLYRAVWQDLREADQCLLAGVRRLEESQSRPEEKEALVRAAHESLEEYGKNNKKISQEAVLSILALHEPGPLADAILPHLKVEYRKKQEALELSDVTERLERTYELLQGEVALSSVEKRIKNRVKVQMERNQREYYLNEQIKAINKEMGRDDDPQAEVDELEQKLKGRDMPEEARQKALAEVKKLRAMPPSAAEYTVVRNYVDWILDLPWNDLKSIDIDIEKARAILDGDHYGLEKPKERILEYLAVQKLSHGLKGPILCFVGPPGVGKTSLAKSVARATGRDFIRLSLGGVRDEAEIRGHRRTYVGALPGKIIQSLKRVKYNNPLFCLDEVDKMTSDYRGDPASALLEVLDPEQNNTFMDHYLDLEYDLSKVFFITTANSLHTIPVPLLDRMEIIELSSYLETEKRHIARSFLLPRQVEEHGLKEGNIRISENALLEIIRGYTREAGVRNLEREIAALCRKTAIRLVEDDDLDKCVSISRQSLQGFLGVKKYRHEEREDEPQVGVCAGLAYNQRGGEILLVETSLMSGAGHVVTTGQLGEVMTESAKAALSYVRSRAEVLGLDPRFHRKVDIHVHVPAGATPKDGPSAGITLATSITSALLGIPVRNDVAMTGEISLRGRVLPIGGLREKLLAARRSGIKKVIMPRDNEKDLKEVPDEVLRDLELVFVEHVDEVLPQALAAAPEEIFSGRATAKPIYNSLRAHGEGKSGTGESRPAQ; from the coding sequence ATGTCTGACGCAGTGCGTGGGGAAGCCTTCCAGGAACTGCCGGTCATGCCCTTGCGGGAAGTGGTCATGTTCCCCCGCTCGATCATGCCGCTTTTCGTGGGGCGCGAAGCCTCCATCAAAGCCATAGAGGCGGCCCAGGCCTCGTACAGCAAACAGATTTTCCTGGTGGCCCAGCGCGAGCCGGAACTGGAAAAGCCCGAGGCTGACGATTTGTGCGCCGTGGGCGTGGTCAGCAAGGTTTTGCAGATGCTGCGCCTGCCGGACGGCACCATCAAGGTGCTCTTTGAGGGGCTGTACCGCGCGGTCTGGCAGGATTTGCGCGAGGCCGACCAGTGCTTGCTGGCCGGGGTGCGCCGTCTGGAGGAAAGCCAGAGCCGCCCGGAAGAAAAAGAGGCTCTGGTCCGCGCGGCCCACGAGTCCCTGGAAGAGTACGGCAAAAACAACAAGAAAATTTCACAGGAAGCCGTGCTTTCCATCCTGGCCCTGCATGAGCCCGGCCCGCTGGCCGACGCGATTTTGCCCCATCTCAAGGTGGAGTACCGCAAAAAGCAGGAAGCGCTGGAACTTTCCGACGTGACCGAGCGCCTGGAGCGCACCTATGAGCTGTTGCAGGGCGAAGTAGCCCTGTCCTCGGTGGAAAAGCGGATCAAGAACCGGGTCAAGGTCCAGATGGAGCGCAACCAGCGCGAGTACTACCTCAACGAGCAGATCAAGGCCATTAACAAGGAAATGGGGCGCGACGACGATCCCCAGGCCGAGGTGGACGAGCTGGAGCAGAAGCTCAAGGGCCGCGACATGCCCGAAGAGGCCCGGCAGAAGGCGCTCGCCGAAGTGAAGAAGCTGCGCGCCATGCCGCCCTCGGCCGCCGAATACACGGTGGTGCGCAATTATGTGGACTGGATTCTGGACCTGCCCTGGAATGATCTGAAAAGCATCGACATCGACATTGAAAAGGCCCGCGCCATTCTGGACGGCGACCACTACGGCCTGGAAAAGCCCAAGGAGCGCATCCTGGAATACTTGGCCGTGCAGAAGCTTTCGCACGGTCTGAAAGGCCCCATTCTCTGTTTTGTGGGTCCTCCCGGCGTGGGCAAGACCTCGCTGGCCAAATCCGTGGCCCGGGCCACGGGCCGCGATTTCATCCGCCTTTCCTTGGGCGGGGTGCGCGACGAGGCCGAAATCCGGGGCCACCGCCGCACCTATGTGGGCGCACTGCCGGGCAAGATCATTCAGTCCCTGAAGCGGGTCAAATACAACAATCCCCTGTTCTGCCTGGATGAAGTGGACAAGATGACTTCGGATTACCGGGGCGATCCGGCCTCGGCCCTGTTGGAGGTGCTGGACCCGGAGCAGAACAATACCTTCATGGACCACTATCTGGATCTGGAATACGACCTGTCCAAGGTCTTTTTCATCACCACGGCCAATTCCCTGCACACCATTCCGGTCCCCCTGCTGGACCGCATGGAAATTATCGAGCTGTCCAGCTATCTGGAGACGGAAAAACGGCACATCGCCCGGAGCTTCCTGCTGCCCCGCCAGGTTGAGGAGCACGGCCTCAAGGAAGGCAACATCCGCATATCGGAAAATGCCTTGCTGGAGATTATCCGTGGCTACACGCGCGAGGCCGGGGTGCGCAACCTGGAGCGTGAAATTGCGGCCCTCTGCCGCAAAACAGCCATCCGTCTGGTGGAGGACGACGATCTGGACAAGTGCGTGTCCATATCCCGACAGAGCCTGCAGGGTTTTCTGGGCGTCAAGAAATACCGCCATGAGGAACGCGAGGACGAGCCCCAGGTGGGCGTCTGCGCCGGGCTGGCCTATAATCAGCGCGGCGGCGAAATCCTGCTGGTGGAAACCAGCCTGATGAGCGGCGCGGGCCATGTGGTGACCACCGGCCAGTTGGGCGAGGTCATGACCGAGTCGGCCAAGGCGGCCCTGTCCTATGTGCGTTCGCGCGCGGAAGTGCTGGGTCTGGACCCGCGCTTTCACCGCAAGGTGGATATCCACGTGCATGTGCCAGCCGGAGCCACGCCCAAGGACGGTCCCTCGGCGGGCATTACCCTGGCGACCTCCATCACCTCGGCCCTGTTGGGCATTCCGGTGCGCAACGACGTGGCCATGACCGGCGAAATCTCCCTGCGCGGGCGGGTGCTGCCCATCGGCGGCCTGCGCGAAAAACTGCTGGCCGCGCGGCGCAGCGGCATCAAAAAGGTCATTATGCCGCGCGACAATGAAAAGGACCTCAAGGAAGTGCCGGACGAGGTGCTCCGGGATCTGGAACTGGTCTTTGTGGAGCATGTGGACGAAGTGCTGCCACAGGCCCTGGCCGCCGCGCCGGAGGAAATCTTCTCGGGCCGGGCCACGGCCAAACCCATCTACAATTCCCTGCGCGCGCACGGCGAGGGCAAGAGCGGCACCGGCGAAAGCCGACCGGCGCAGTAG
- the selD gene encoding selenide, water dikinase SelD — translation MKLLEKARAAGUAAKLAPGALERLLRGLAPETPPELEVRVLAGRARNEDAVVLSVPPGKALVQTVDILAPIVNDAFAFGRIAAANALSDVYALGGEPWCAMNVACFPQGLAEDDPEQALTNILRGGQDALLEAGAVLAGGHTVQDDELKYGLAVTGIIDPAHIAVNDGLRPGQRLLLTKALGTGILATAVKARWEGAAESEAELIRCCGRLNKVGGAVIRAFHLPAATDITGFGLGGHALEMALASNACVALDTAALPLLPRVLEYARDGLIPAGSHLNRKHWACSTLVEPGVDEALESVTFDAQTSGGLLLAVPPDLLGPVRGMLESGGDLAREVGEVLPPRTDGKALLLR, via the coding sequence ATGAAGCTGTTGGAAAAAGCCCGCGCCGCGGGCTGAGCGGCCAAGTTGGCTCCAGGGGCCCTGGAGCGGCTTTTGCGCGGTCTTGCGCCCGAAACTCCGCCCGAATTGGAGGTCAGGGTGCTGGCTGGCCGCGCCCGTAACGAGGACGCCGTGGTGCTCTCCGTGCCGCCGGGCAAGGCCCTGGTGCAGACCGTGGACATCCTCGCGCCCATCGTCAATGACGCGTTCGCCTTTGGCCGCATCGCGGCGGCCAATGCTTTGTCCGATGTCTACGCTCTTGGGGGCGAACCCTGGTGCGCCATGAACGTGGCCTGTTTTCCCCAAGGGTTGGCGGAAGATGATCCCGAGCAAGCTCTGACCAACATTTTGCGCGGCGGCCAGGACGCCCTGCTGGAGGCCGGGGCCGTGCTGGCCGGCGGCCATACCGTGCAGGACGACGAATTGAAATATGGTCTGGCCGTGACGGGCATTATCGATCCGGCGCATATTGCGGTGAACGACGGACTCAGGCCGGGACAGCGCCTCCTGCTGACCAAGGCGCTGGGCACCGGCATTCTTGCCACGGCGGTCAAGGCCCGCTGGGAGGGCGCGGCGGAAAGCGAGGCCGAACTGATCCGCTGCTGCGGACGACTGAACAAGGTGGGCGGCGCGGTCATCCGTGCGTTCCATCTGCCCGCCGCCACGGATATCACCGGTTTCGGCCTGGGCGGCCATGCCCTGGAAATGGCCCTGGCCTCAAATGCCTGCGTGGCTCTGGATACGGCGGCTCTGCCCCTTTTGCCCCGTGTGCTGGAATACGCGCGTGACGGACTGATTCCGGCGGGCAGCCATCTGAACCGCAAGCACTGGGCCTGTTCCACCCTGGTGGAGCCGGGCGTGGATGAGGCTCTTGAGAGCGTGACTTTTGACGCCCAGACTTCGGGCGGTTTACTGCTGGCCGTGCCGCCGGACTTGCTGGGGCCGGTGCGGGGCATGCTGGAGAGCGGCGGAGACCTGGCCCGCGAGGTGGGCGAAGTGCTTCCACCGAGGACTGATGGCAAGGCCTTGCTGTTGCGTTGA
- the rplQ gene encoding 50S ribosomal protein L17: MRHSNSGRKLSRTPAHRKALLHNLAKALLIHGKIRTTEMKAKELRRVVEPLITLAKRNDLHSRRLAYRVLNDHALVKRLFDEIGPLFAGVPGGYTRVLKLAMPRKGDNAPMAIIELSRAAEPVADAKAGKDKKAAKAADAAPAGEAAAKPKRTRKPKAEEGAAQEAGAAE; the protein is encoded by the coding sequence ATGAGGCATAGCAATTCCGGCAGGAAACTCTCGCGCACGCCCGCGCACCGTAAGGCCCTGTTGCACAATCTCGCTAAGGCGCTTCTGATCCACGGCAAAATCCGCACCACGGAGATGAAGGCCAAGGAATTGCGCCGGGTGGTGGAACCCCTGATCACGCTGGCCAAGCGCAACGATCTGCACTCTCGCCGTCTGGCCTACCGGGTGCTCAACGACCACGCCTTGGTCAAGCGTCTTTTTGATGAAATCGGCCCGCTGTTTGCCGGCGTGCCGGGCGGCTACACCCGCGTGCTCAAACTGGCCATGCCGCGTAAGGGCGATAATGCCCCCATGGCTATTATCGAGTTGTCCCGTGCGGCCGAGCCGGTTGCGGACGCCAAGGCGGGCAAGGACAAGAAGGCGGCCAAAGCCGCTGACGCCGCTCCGGCCGGTGAAGCGGCCGCCAAACCCAAGCGTACCCGCAAGCCCAAGGCTGAAGAAGGGGCCGCGCAGGAAGCAGGCGCCGCCGAATAG
- the clpX gene encoding ATP-dependent Clp protease ATP-binding subunit ClpX, with the protein MGNTTKNTVNEPLRCSFCGRSELEVRNLIVQDGASICDNCVKACNEIIARDQMESPDSGERLLSPQEIKDRLDEYVIGQHEAKKILSVAVHNHYKRVFYADALGHDVELEKSNILLVGPSGSGKTLLAKTLAKVLRVPFAIADATTLTEAGYVGEDVENILVQLLQNADYDLEAAGKGIIYIDEIDKISRKGDGPSITRDVSGEGVQQALLKIIEGTEANIPPKGGRKHPQQEFIRMNTGNILFIVGGAFVGLDKIVESRMSGGSMGFGAKVRSSKETPLAELLEKIHPQDLVQFGLIPEFVGRIPIITHVDELDEPDLVRILTEPKNALVRQYQKLFELDHVTLRFTPNALKAIAARAIERKTGARGLRNVMEKIMLDIMFKLPSMPNVKECLINRAVIEKGKEPVLLYGDGGEAVSEEERLSADKAS; encoded by the coding sequence ATGGGCAATACCACAAAAAACACGGTTAACGAGCCGTTGCGCTGCTCTTTCTGCGGTCGTAGCGAGCTGGAGGTGCGCAACCTCATCGTGCAGGACGGCGCAAGCATCTGCGACAACTGCGTCAAGGCTTGCAACGAGATTATCGCCCGCGACCAGATGGAAAGCCCGGACAGCGGCGAACGCCTGCTTTCGCCCCAGGAAATCAAGGACAGGCTGGACGAATACGTCATCGGGCAGCACGAGGCCAAGAAAATTCTTTCCGTGGCCGTGCACAACCACTACAAGCGCGTGTTCTATGCCGACGCCCTGGGCCACGACGTGGAACTGGAAAAAAGCAACATCCTGCTGGTGGGACCCTCGGGCAGCGGCAAAACCCTGCTGGCCAAGACCCTTGCCAAGGTGCTGCGCGTGCCTTTCGCCATTGCCGACGCCACCACCCTGACCGAGGCCGGCTATGTGGGCGAGGATGTGGAAAACATCCTGGTCCAGCTGCTCCAGAATGCGGATTACGACCTGGAGGCCGCCGGTAAGGGCATCATTTACATTGACGAAATCGACAAGATTTCACGCAAGGGCGACGGCCCCTCCATTACCCGCGACGTGTCCGGCGAAGGCGTGCAGCAGGCCCTGCTGAAGATCATTGAAGGCACCGAGGCCAACATTCCGCCCAAGGGCGGGCGCAAGCACCCGCAGCAGGAATTCATCCGCATGAACACGGGCAATATCCTGTTCATCGTGGGCGGCGCTTTTGTGGGCCTGGACAAGATTGTGGAATCGCGCATGAGCGGCGGTTCCATGGGCTTCGGCGCCAAAGTGCGCAGCAGCAAGGAGACGCCCCTGGCCGAACTGCTGGAAAAAATTCATCCGCAGGATCTGGTCCAGTTCGGCCTGATTCCTGAATTCGTGGGCCGCATTCCCATCATCACCCACGTGGATGAACTGGACGAGCCGGATCTGGTGCGCATTCTCACCGAGCCCAAGAACGCCTTGGTACGCCAGTACCAGAAGCTCTTCGAGCTGGATCATGTGACCCTGCGCTTCACGCCCAATGCCCTCAAGGCCATTGCGGCCAGGGCCATTGAGCGCAAAACCGGCGCGCGCGGCCTGCGCAACGTCATGGAAAAGATCATGCTGGACATCATGTTCAAGCTGCCGTCCATGCCCAACGTCAAGGAATGCCTGATCAACCGGGCTGTGATCGAAAAGGGCAAGGAGCCGGTCCTGCTCTATGGGGATGGCGGCGAGGCCGTGAGTGAAGAAGAGCGTTTGTCCGCGGACAAGGCATCTTAG
- a CDS encoding ATP-dependent Clp protease proteolytic subunit, with amino-acid sequence MSLVPMVIETTGRSERAYDIYSRLLKDRIVLLGSEVNDAVASLICAQLLFLESQDPEKEINLYINSPGGSVTAGLAIYDTMRYITSPVTTVCMGRAASMGAFLLAAGEPGMRFALPNSQIMIHQPSGGFQGQATDIEIHAREVLRLKERLNRMLAENTKRPYEDVVKATERDNFLTPEEAKELGIIDRVLASRREMAQEKSE; translated from the coding sequence ATGTCTTTAGTTCCCATGGTCATTGAAACCACAGGCCGTTCCGAGCGGGCCTATGATATTTATTCCCGGTTGCTCAAGGACCGTATTGTGCTTCTGGGCTCGGAGGTCAACGACGCAGTGGCTTCGCTGATCTGCGCCCAGCTTCTTTTCCTGGAGTCCCAGGACCCGGAAAAAGAAATCAACCTGTACATCAATTCCCCCGGCGGATCGGTGACGGCCGGTCTGGCCATCTACGACACCATGCGCTACATCACCTCGCCGGTCACCACGGTCTGCATGGGCCGGGCGGCGAGCATGGGGGCTTTTCTGCTGGCCGCCGGTGAGCCGGGCATGCGTTTTGCCCTCCCCAACAGTCAGATCATGATCCACCAGCCTTCGGGCGGTTTTCAGGGCCAGGCCACGGATATCGAAATCCACGCCCGCGAGGTTCTCCGCCTCAAGGAGCGGCTCAACCGCATGCTGGCGGAGAACACCAAGCGGCCCTATGAGGACGTGGTCAAGGCCACGGAGCGCGATAATTTTTTGACCCCTGAAGAAGCCAAGGAACTCGGCATCATCGACCGCGTGCTGGCCTCACGCCGAGAGATGGCGCAGGAAAAGAGCGAATAA